Proteins co-encoded in one Acidovorax sp. 69 genomic window:
- a CDS encoding tripartite tricarboxylate transporter substrate binding protein has protein sequence MLNRRYATGLLAALAVLAAPTVAFAQSYPAKPIRWVVPYPAGGGSDFLARTIGQQLSTQIGHPVTVDNKPGANTAIAASEVARSAPDGYTVLSADNGTMVFNSALYSKLSYNPDKDLVPVTLMGRFPMILVVGPNSDIRDAKDFVAKAKASPGKLSYGSAGAGSPHHLAMELLKVNSGVHLVHIPYRGAAPALTDLAGGQVNAMMVDLAAGAGFIKGGKVRPLAVAHPTRLPQLPDVPTFAELGFKGVEASAQVGVVAPAGTPPEVVAALQKQVAAAISQPAIRQKLVDFGIEPVASTPQQYSDLIRTEVQRWHKLIREQKISLD, from the coding sequence ATGCTGAATCGACGTTATGCCACGGGACTTCTTGCGGCGCTCGCTGTGCTTGCTGCCCCCACTGTGGCGTTCGCCCAAAGTTACCCCGCCAAGCCCATTCGGTGGGTCGTCCCCTATCCCGCAGGGGGCGGTTCGGATTTCCTGGCGCGCACCATCGGTCAGCAGTTGTCCACCCAGATCGGCCACCCGGTGACCGTGGACAACAAGCCTGGCGCCAACACCGCGATTGCAGCGTCTGAAGTGGCTCGGTCTGCACCCGATGGCTACACCGTTCTCTCGGCCGACAACGGCACCATGGTGTTCAACTCGGCGCTGTACAGCAAGCTCTCGTACAACCCCGACAAGGACCTGGTACCCGTCACGCTCATGGGGCGTTTCCCCATGATCCTGGTGGTGGGCCCCAACTCGGACATCCGCGACGCCAAGGACTTCGTGGCCAAGGCCAAGGCATCACCGGGCAAGCTCAGCTATGGGTCAGCCGGTGCGGGCAGCCCGCATCACCTGGCGATGGAACTGCTCAAGGTCAACAGCGGCGTGCACCTGGTGCACATTCCCTATCGCGGTGCCGCGCCCGCGCTGACCGATCTGGCTGGCGGCCAGGTGAACGCCATGATGGTGGACCTGGCGGCCGGCGCTGGCTTCATCAAGGGCGGCAAGGTGCGCCCCCTGGCCGTGGCCCACCCCACCCGCTTGCCCCAGCTGCCCGACGTGCCTACTTTTGCAGAACTGGGTTTCAAGGGGGTCGAAGCCTCCGCCCAAGTGGGCGTGGTGGCCCCCGCAGGTACGCCCCCCGAGGTGGTAGCAGCGCTGCAAAAGCAGGTGGCGGCGGCGATCAGCCAACCCGCCATCCGTCAAAAGCTGGTGGACTTTGGCATCGAGCCCGTGGCCAGCACCCCGCAGCAGTACAGCGACCTGATCCGTACCGAGGTGCAGCGCTGGCACAAACTGATCCGCGAGCAAAAAATCTCGCTGGACTGA
- a CDS encoding IclR family transcriptional regulator, with translation MHTPSLDTSTKRRQRVQSAETGMTILKALARLGGAASLTAIAAESAESAAKVHRYLSSLTSEGLVAQHPTTQHYHLGPEAVRIGLAALRQCDPVRMGEAALLRLRESLQVTCFIAVMGNMGPTVMRMEEPSLPVTVNIRPGSVLPMIWSASGQAFLAFSDDAELRAKAQAEYAGASAEQRSVIGGPDPVGMLCQQVRTQGCAIVRDTLLAGISAIAAPIYDARGHVSAVLTSLGASTGFDTRPGGKVCPSVMQEASAISAAMGFSTPSPGTAS, from the coding sequence ATGCACACACCCTCCCTCGATACCAGCACCAAGCGGCGCCAGCGCGTGCAGTCTGCAGAAACCGGCATGACCATCCTCAAGGCCCTGGCACGCCTGGGCGGGGCTGCCAGCCTGACTGCCATCGCGGCTGAGTCCGCCGAGAGTGCCGCCAAGGTGCACCGCTATCTGTCCAGCCTCACCTCCGAGGGGCTGGTGGCGCAGCACCCCACGACCCAGCATTACCACCTGGGGCCAGAGGCGGTGCGTATTGGCCTGGCTGCGCTGCGCCAGTGTGACCCGGTCCGCATGGGCGAAGCGGCGCTGCTGCGCCTGCGCGAGTCGCTGCAAGTGACCTGCTTTATTGCGGTGATGGGCAACATGGGCCCGACCGTCATGCGCATGGAAGAGCCTTCCCTTCCCGTCACGGTCAACATTCGCCCAGGCTCGGTGCTGCCGATGATCTGGTCGGCCAGCGGGCAGGCCTTTCTGGCGTTTTCGGACGATGCCGAATTGCGGGCCAAAGCCCAGGCGGAATACGCGGGCGCCTCTGCCGAACAGCGCTCGGTCATCGGGGGGCCCGACCCTGTCGGCATGTTGTGCCAACAGGTGCGCACCCAGGGTTGCGCCATCGTGCGCGACACGCTGCTGGCAGGCATCAGCGCGATTGCCGCGCCGATCTACGATGCCCGGGGCCATGTCAGTGCGGTGCTCACATCCCTGGGGGCGAGCACCGGGTTTGACACAAGGCCCGGCGGCAAAGTCTGCCCCAGCGTCATGCAGGAGGCCAGCGCCATCAGCGCCGCCATGGGCTTTTCCACCCCTTCACCTGGCACCGCAAGCTAG
- a CDS encoding cytochrome P450/oxidoreductase produces MNPSIAPSSGRCPIDHAGATMAAAPTGCPVSARAAAFNPFDPDYMQAPGDYLRWSREDEPVFWSPQLGYWVVTRYEDVKAVFRDNLLFSPSNALEKITPASPEVMQILQRYGFAMNRTMVNEDEPDHMARRRLLMDAFLPERLVTLEPMVRALARQTMDRFVDQGRADLVAEMFYEIPLSIALKFLGVPDEGAEQLRQFAVAHTLNTWGRPTPQEQLEIAENVGRFWQTAQNILDTMRAKPDGEGWMYETIRQHLAHPDVVPESYLRSMMMAILAAAHETTSNATANAFLTLLTHRQAWEDICANPALIPNAVEECLRVAGSIIAWRRVATADAVVGGVSIPQGGKLLLVQASANFDPRHFENPDEVDVFRESAVEHLTFGYGAHQCMGKNIGRLQMRVFLEEFVRRLPHMHLVPGQKVEYLSNTSFRGPSELWVEWNPALNPERLGAAPVAAANAFYIGPPAKDSITRTVVLQEKQSEGEGQWRLVFADPQGRALPAWSAGAHVDLVAGGFRRKYSLCGHPDNCGTLQVVVQREAQGRGGSRHFCDILQPGDTLQLAGPKNLFRLDETAERYVLIAAGIGITPMLAMADRLQRLGKPYTLHYAGRSRAQMALLPRLERDHGAQLRLYVKDQGQRMDLPELLASISSRDRVYACGPDRLIDPLEALGAGWPAGVLHYEYFSGEGSGLQPEKEHAFVVELQDSKVQLTVPRDRTLLQALQAAGFDVPCDCGEGLCGTCEVAVVDGEIDHRDKVLTKSERATHRRMLACCSRAVGDKIVLAL; encoded by the coding sequence ATGAACCCCTCCATTGCTCCATCCTCTGGGCGCTGCCCCATCGATCATGCAGGCGCCACCATGGCTGCTGCGCCCACCGGCTGCCCTGTCAGTGCCCGAGCGGCTGCGTTCAATCCCTTCGACCCGGACTACATGCAGGCGCCGGGTGACTACCTGCGCTGGTCGCGGGAGGACGAGCCCGTGTTCTGGAGCCCGCAACTCGGTTATTGGGTGGTGACACGCTACGAGGATGTGAAAGCGGTCTTCCGTGACAACCTGCTTTTTTCGCCGTCGAACGCACTCGAAAAAATCACGCCCGCCTCGCCCGAGGTGATGCAGATCCTGCAGCGCTACGGTTTTGCGATGAACCGCACCATGGTCAATGAAGACGAGCCAGACCACATGGCACGCCGCCGTTTGCTGATGGACGCCTTTTTGCCCGAGCGCCTGGTGACGCTGGAACCCATGGTGCGCGCGCTCGCGCGCCAGACCATGGACCGCTTCGTCGATCAGGGCCGTGCGGATCTGGTTGCCGAAATGTTCTACGAGATCCCCTTGAGCATTGCGCTCAAGTTCCTGGGCGTGCCTGATGAGGGGGCTGAGCAATTGCGCCAGTTCGCGGTGGCGCACACCCTGAACACCTGGGGCCGGCCCACGCCGCAGGAGCAACTGGAAATTGCCGAAAACGTGGGCCGGTTCTGGCAGACCGCGCAAAATATTCTGGACACCATGCGAGCCAAGCCCGACGGGGAAGGCTGGATGTACGAAACCATCCGCCAGCACCTCGCGCACCCCGATGTGGTGCCCGAGTCCTACCTGCGCTCGATGATGATGGCCATCCTGGCTGCCGCGCATGAGACCACGTCCAACGCCACGGCCAATGCGTTTCTTACGCTGCTCACGCACCGCCAGGCATGGGAAGACATCTGCGCCAACCCGGCGCTCATTCCCAATGCGGTGGAGGAGTGCCTGCGCGTAGCGGGATCCATCATTGCCTGGCGCCGCGTGGCCACGGCCGATGCCGTTGTGGGCGGGGTCTCGATTCCCCAGGGGGGAAAGCTGCTCCTGGTGCAGGCCTCCGCAAATTTTGATCCCCGTCACTTCGAGAACCCCGACGAAGTGGATGTCTTTCGCGAAAGTGCCGTGGAGCACCTGACCTTTGGTTATGGCGCTCACCAGTGCATGGGCAAGAACATCGGGCGTCTGCAGATGCGGGTGTTTCTGGAAGAGTTTGTGCGCCGTCTGCCCCACATGCATCTGGTGCCGGGGCAGAAGGTGGAATACCTCTCCAACACATCGTTCCGGGGGCCGTCCGAACTGTGGGTGGAGTGGAACCCTGCGCTCAACCCAGAGCGCCTGGGGGCTGCACCCGTGGCGGCGGCCAATGCTTTCTATATCGGTCCTCCAGCCAAGGACTCCATCACGCGCACCGTGGTGCTTCAGGAGAAACAGTCTGAAGGCGAGGGCCAGTGGCGCCTGGTATTTGCCGATCCGCAGGGCCGCGCGCTCCCTGCCTGGTCGGCAGGGGCACATGTCGATCTGGTGGCCGGAGGTTTTCGGCGCAAGTATTCGCTGTGTGGCCACCCGGACAATTGCGGCACCCTGCAGGTGGTAGTGCAGCGCGAAGCGCAGGGGCGCGGTGGTTCGCGCCACTTTTGCGACATCTTGCAGCCCGGCGACACCCTGCAGTTGGCCGGGCCCAAGAACCTGTTCCGCCTCGACGAAACGGCCGAGCGTTACGTGCTGATTGCTGCAGGCATTGGCATCACCCCCATGCTGGCCATGGCTGATCGCCTGCAGCGCCTGGGCAAGCCCTACACGCTGCACTACGCTGGGCGCTCACGCGCACAGATGGCGCTGTTGCCACGGCTGGAGCGCGACCATGGCGCCCAGTTGCGGCTGTACGTCAAAGACCAGGGGCAGCGCATGGACCTGCCGGAGCTTCTGGCCTCCATCAGCAGCCGCGACCGCGTTTATGCCTGTGGTCCTGATCGCTTGATCGACCCGCTCGAAGCGCTGGGCGCGGGCTGGCCTGCCGGGGTGCTGCACTATGAGTATTTCAGCGGCGAAGGCTCGGGGCTGCAGCCCGAGAAAGAACATGCTTTTGTGGTCGAGTTGCAGGACTCCAAGGTCCAGCTCACCGTGCCTCGCGACCGCACTTTGCTGCAGGCACTGCAGGCGGCGGGTTTTGACGTGCCGTGCGATTGCGGTGAAGGCCTGTGTGGCACCTGCGAGGTGGCTGTGGTGGATGGAGAGATCGACCACCGCGACAAGGTGCTGACCAAAAGTGAGCGGGCAACCCATCGGCGGATGCTGGCCTGTTGTTCGCGCGCCGTGGGTGACAAGATCGTGCTCGCGCTTTGA
- a CDS encoding phospholipase A yields MAMRPLARTTSPRLPRAAALVLAALAPAGAALAQSAPATPTGGADSALRRCTALSSDNQARLACFDEWAAQQSAKGWQAPGASASAGSAASTSSSAMPVPVDTTLPATRVIDVARTEGCRDPQYSDLSRFWELESGSDCGTFSFRGYRPITVSVVAGSNVNRQPTSDTDGNSAAESTPYRRTENRIQLSVRTKVAQGLLTQGHPTLKDSLWFGYTQQSYWQLFTPEISRPFRATDHEPELMYVYPTTAQLPLGWKWRYSGIGLVHQSNGQSKPLSRSWNRAYLMTGMELDNRFSVNARIWKRIPESAGSDDNPGISDYIGRGELSLFWNINKDNTLGATVRHSLASSDRGSVRLEWLQALGTGLFGSKSNLRLHTALFSGYGDSMIDYNRKRTVFSVGLSLVDF; encoded by the coding sequence ATGGCAATGAGGCCCCTGGCACGGACGACATCTCCCCGCCTGCCACGCGCAGCGGCCCTGGTGCTCGCGGCACTGGCACCCGCAGGTGCGGCTTTGGCCCAGTCCGCGCCAGCAACGCCCACCGGCGGCGCCGACAGCGCCCTGCGCCGATGCACCGCCCTGTCCAGCGACAACCAGGCGCGCCTGGCCTGTTTTGATGAGTGGGCGGCACAGCAGTCCGCCAAGGGCTGGCAAGCACCCGGCGCGTCGGCCAGCGCCGGCAGTGCAGCCAGCACTTCGTCCTCTGCCATGCCTGTGCCCGTGGACACCACGCTGCCCGCCACCCGCGTCATCGACGTGGCGCGCACGGAGGGCTGCCGCGATCCCCAGTACAGTGATCTCTCCCGCTTCTGGGAGTTGGAGTCGGGCAGCGACTGCGGCACCTTCAGCTTCCGAGGCTACCGGCCCATCACGGTGTCGGTCGTGGCTGGCAGCAACGTCAACCGCCAGCCTACGTCCGATACCGATGGCAACTCAGCCGCTGAATCCACCCCCTACCGCCGCACCGAAAACCGTATCCAGTTGTCGGTCCGCACCAAGGTGGCCCAGGGCCTGCTCACGCAGGGCCACCCCACGCTCAAGGATTCACTGTGGTTTGGCTACACGCAGCAGTCGTACTGGCAACTGTTCACGCCCGAAATTTCGCGCCCCTTCCGCGCCACCGACCACGAACCCGAACTCATGTACGTCTACCCCACCACGGCGCAACTGCCGCTGGGCTGGAAGTGGCGCTACAGCGGCATTGGACTGGTACACCAGTCCAACGGCCAGAGCAAACCCCTGTCGCGCAGCTGGAACCGTGCCTACCTGATGACCGGCATGGAGCTGGACAACCGTTTCAGTGTGAACGCCCGCATCTGGAAACGCATCCCTGAAAGCGCGGGCAGCGACGACAACCCCGGTATCAGCGACTACATCGGCCGGGGCGAGTTGTCGCTGTTCTGGAACATCAACAAGGACAACACCCTCGGCGCCACGGTGCGCCACTCGCTGGCCAGCAGCGATCGGGGCTCGGTGCGTCTTGAGTGGCTGCAGGCCCTGGGCACGGGCCTGTTCGGCAGCAAGAGCAATCTGCGCCTGCACACTGCGCTGTTCAGCGGCTATGGCGACAGCATGATCGACTACAACCGCAAACGCACCGTGTTCAGCGTGGGCCTGAGCTTGGTGGATTTCTAG
- a CDS encoding ATP-dependent helicase has translation MSAGLNLAQLQAVHYTDGACLVLAGAGSGKTRVITQKIAHMIEKGMEPKRIAAITFTNKAASEMRERAQHLIGRRAKEVLVCTFHALGVRMVREDGSVLGLKPQFSILDADDVTGILKEASGGTTDMATARQWQWVISKWKNMGLTSEQALAQAADDNERIIATLMARYEERLAAYQSVDFDDLIGMPLRLLRDFPEVRAKWQALLSHVLVDEYQDTNATQYELLKLLVGERGHFTAVGDDDQSIYGWRGATLDNLKKLPIDFPALKVIKLEQNYRSTSAILRAANNVIGPNPKLFPKTLFSELGEGEPVRVVDADSEEHEAERAVARIQSLRAASNPPPDWKSFAILYRANHQAKPFEKALRKVNIPYKVSGGTSFFDRAEIKDLCAWFRLWINNDDDPAFLRAITTPKRGIGHTTLASLGAFATQHKQSMFGALFNGMLPAAVPKRAMDGLHEFGRYINYLEYSARRTHGAEDARTFLNDWLKEIGYEQHLYDNEDSEKVAAARWSNVMEFCDWMAQRAGGQIDDTSGAVVAKETKSLLEVSQTIALLSTISEREKDQDMVTLSTLHASKGLEWPHVILVGVTEGMLPFKLDDDEGRQHKVSDDTLQRLQEERRLMYVGITRAQRTLAVSWTKRRKKGREMVAAQPSRFIAEMGLDKTTAREDPREKLKALRAEFAAKALATTAANGAANGAASGNPSPTA, from the coding sequence ATGTCTGCCGGTCTCAATCTCGCCCAGCTCCAGGCTGTTCACTACACCGACGGGGCCTGCCTGGTGCTGGCCGGCGCGGGCTCGGGCAAGACGCGGGTGATCACACAAAAGATCGCCCACATGATCGAAAAAGGGATGGAGCCCAAGCGCATTGCGGCCATCACCTTCACGAACAAGGCCGCTTCCGAAATGCGCGAGCGTGCGCAGCACCTCATTGGCCGCCGTGCCAAAGAAGTGCTGGTGTGCACCTTCCACGCCCTGGGCGTGCGCATGGTGCGCGAAGACGGTTCGGTGCTGGGCCTCAAACCGCAGTTCAGCATCCTCGATGCCGACGACGTAACGGGCATCCTGAAAGAAGCCTCGGGCGGCACCACCGACATGGCCACGGCCCGCCAGTGGCAGTGGGTCATCAGCAAATGGAAGAACATGGGCCTGACCTCAGAGCAGGCGCTGGCCCAGGCGGCCGACGATAACGAACGCATCATTGCCACGCTGATGGCGCGCTACGAAGAGCGCCTGGCGGCCTACCAGAGCGTGGACTTTGACGACCTGATCGGCATGCCGCTGCGCCTGCTGCGCGACTTTCCGGAAGTGCGCGCAAAGTGGCAGGCACTGCTCAGCCATGTGCTGGTGGACGAGTACCAGGACACCAACGCCACGCAGTACGAACTGCTCAAGCTGCTGGTGGGCGAACGGGGGCACTTCACCGCAGTGGGCGACGACGACCAGTCGATTTACGGCTGGCGCGGCGCGACGCTGGACAACCTCAAGAAACTGCCCATCGACTTTCCGGCGCTCAAGGTCATCAAGCTGGAGCAAAACTACCGCTCTACCAGCGCAATCCTGCGTGCAGCCAACAACGTGATCGGGCCCAACCCAAAGCTGTTTCCCAAAACGCTGTTCAGCGAACTGGGCGAAGGCGAGCCCGTGCGCGTGGTCGATGCCGACAGCGAAGAGCACGAGGCCGAGCGTGCAGTGGCCCGCATCCAGAGCCTGCGCGCGGCCAGCAACCCACCGCCGGACTGGAAGAGCTTTGCCATCCTGTACCGCGCCAACCACCAGGCCAAGCCGTTCGAGAAGGCGCTGCGCAAAGTCAACATCCCCTACAAGGTGTCGGGCGGCACCAGCTTTTTTGACCGCGCCGAAATCAAGGACCTGTGCGCCTGGTTTCGCCTGTGGATCAACAACGATGACGACCCGGCATTTTTGCGCGCCATCACCACGCCCAAGCGCGGCATCGGCCACACCACGCTGGCATCGCTGGGCGCGTTTGCCACGCAGCACAAGCAAAGCATGTTTGGCGCGCTGTTCAACGGCATGCTGCCCGCTGCGGTACCCAAGCGCGCCATGGACGGGCTGCATGAATTTGGCCGCTACATCAACTACCTGGAATACAGCGCGCGCCGCACCCACGGTGCAGAAGATGCGCGCACCTTCTTGAACGACTGGCTCAAAGAGATTGGCTACGAGCAGCACCTGTACGACAACGAAGACAGCGAGAAAGTGGCCGCCGCCCGCTGGAGCAACGTGATGGAGTTCTGCGACTGGATGGCCCAGCGCGCGGGCGGGCAGATCGACGACACCTCGGGCGCGGTGGTGGCCAAGGAGACCAAGAGCCTGCTGGAGGTGTCACAGACGATCGCGCTGCTGTCCACCATCAGCGAGCGCGAGAAAGACCAGGACATGGTGACACTGTCGACCTTGCACGCGAGCAAGGGGCTGGAGTGGCCGCACGTGATTCTGGTGGGTGTGACCGAAGGCATGCTGCCTTTCAAGCTCGACGACGACGAAGGCCGCCAGCACAAGGTGAGCGACGACACCCTGCAGCGCCTGCAGGAAGAGCGCCGCCTGATGTACGTGGGCATCACGCGTGCCCAGCGCACCTTGGCCGTGAGCTGGACCAAGCGGCGCAAGAAAGGCCGCGAGATGGTGGCGGCACAGCCGAGCCGTTTCATCGCCGAGATGGGGCTGGACAAAACCACGGCCCGCGAAGACCCGCGCGAAAAGCTCAAGGCCTTGCGCGCAGAGTTTGCCGCCAAGGCCCTGGCCACGACGGCCGCAAATGGGGCTGCCAATGGGGCTGCCAGCGGCAATCCCTCCCCCACGGCCTGA
- a CDS encoding ABC transporter substrate-binding protein: MGAVLAPPVHAQIGSTTPVRIGVVGPFTGPSADFGVPMLNGIKLAVDEINAVGGYLGRPLELVVKDDTADPEQGRKVSQELLNDKVVATIGFCNTGVALKSIDLFQEAKSPLIVPCSTGTAVTAKYPSPQSYIFRVQGRDALQAPFMVEDIVKRGWDKVAIFADTTGYGEGGYADVVAALAAKNLKPVYVSRFALGVKDLSAELTAARSAGANVIFSYTVGQENAVIANGKKALNWKVPQVGPWTLSFPFFLEGAKDAAEGALMVQTFVAEPSNERRASFLSSYTRKYQRKVAVPMAAANAYDATYLLMYSFLGIRDGNLNGKAIKEALEGKMKTYYGVVSTYEKPFSVEDKDAITRNMLVIGMVKNGAITFAYPEDAKRNLIIQRKQ; this comes from the coding sequence ATGGGTGCGGTGCTGGCGCCACCCGTTCATGCCCAGATCGGCAGCACCACCCCCGTGCGCATTGGCGTGGTGGGGCCATTTACCGGGCCGTCGGCCGACTTTGGCGTGCCCATGCTCAATGGCATCAAGCTGGCCGTGGACGAGATCAATGCCGTGGGCGGTTATCTGGGGCGGCCGCTGGAGCTGGTGGTCAAGGACGACACGGCCGACCCGGAACAGGGCCGCAAGGTGTCGCAAGAGCTGCTCAATGACAAGGTGGTTGCCACCATCGGGTTTTGCAACACGGGCGTGGCGCTCAAGTCCATCGACCTGTTCCAGGAGGCCAAGAGCCCGCTCATCGTGCCCTGCTCCACTGGCACGGCGGTCACGGCTAAATACCCTTCGCCGCAAAGCTATATCTTTCGGGTGCAGGGGCGTGATGCGCTGCAGGCGCCCTTCATGGTGGAGGACATCGTCAAGCGGGGCTGGGACAAGGTGGCCATCTTTGCCGACACCACGGGCTACGGCGAGGGCGGCTACGCCGACGTGGTGGCCGCCCTGGCTGCCAAGAACCTCAAGCCCGTGTATGTGTCGCGGTTTGCGTTGGGCGTGAAAGACCTCTCGGCCGAACTCACGGCCGCCCGCAGCGCGGGTGCCAATGTGATCTTCAGCTACACCGTGGGCCAGGAAAACGCCGTGATTGCCAATGGCAAGAAGGCCTTGAACTGGAAGGTGCCCCAGGTGGGGCCGTGGACACTGTCGTTCCCCTTTTTCCTGGAGGGCGCGAAGGACGCGGCCGAAGGGGCGCTCATGGTGCAGACCTTTGTCGCCGAGCCCAGCAACGAGCGCCGCGCGTCTTTCCTGTCGAGCTACACCCGCAAATACCAGCGCAAGGTGGCCGTGCCCATGGCCGCAGCCAACGCGTACGACGCCACTTACCTGCTGATGTACTCGTTCCTGGGTATCCGCGACGGCAATCTGAACGGCAAGGCCATCAAGGAAGCGCTCGAAGGCAAGATGAAGACTTACTACGGCGTGGTGTCTACCTACGAAAAGCCGTTCAGCGTGGAGGACAAGGACGCGATCACCCGCAACATGCTCGTGATCGGCATGGTCAAGAACGGAGCCATCACCTTTGCCTACCCCGAAGACGCCAAACGCAATCTCATCATCCAGCGCAAGCAGTAG
- a CDS encoding AEC family transporter, protein MLSVLLITFPFFALVLCGYLAARRGVLPQPAIPGLNAFVLYFALPCMLYRFGASTPIGQLLDPAVAGVYGLCALVMVGATVALTRKAHIGWNDAAFGALVAAFPNTGFMGVPLLVALLGAQSAGPAIVTIVVDMVITSSLCIALSRLDGAGTHGVGVALKSAFKGMATNPMPWSIALGALASALQSKLPVPVDKTIAMLADAASPVALFTIGAVLARSQMNQHEQVPARDYVPVALAKLLVHPLLVWSVGTAAMALGVPLTPFALTVLVLLSALPSASNVSLLAEKFGANNGRVARIILVSTALAFLSFSGAVALLT, encoded by the coding sequence GTGCTCTCCGTCCTTCTTATCACCTTCCCCTTCTTCGCCCTGGTGCTCTGCGGCTATCTGGCTGCCAGGCGCGGGGTGCTGCCCCAGCCCGCCATCCCGGGGCTGAATGCCTTCGTGCTGTACTTTGCGCTGCCGTGCATGCTGTACCGGTTTGGCGCCAGTACGCCCATTGGGCAACTGCTGGACCCGGCCGTGGCGGGCGTGTATGGACTGTGCGCGCTGGTCATGGTGGGCGCCACGGTGGCGCTCACGCGCAAGGCGCATATCGGCTGGAACGACGCGGCCTTTGGCGCGCTGGTAGCGGCCTTTCCCAACACCGGCTTCATGGGGGTGCCGCTGCTGGTGGCGCTGCTGGGCGCGCAAAGCGCGGGCCCGGCCATCGTCACCATTGTGGTGGACATGGTCATCACCAGCTCGCTGTGTATTGCGCTGTCGCGCCTGGATGGCGCGGGTACCCACGGCGTGGGTGTGGCATTGAAGAGCGCCTTCAAGGGCATGGCGACCAACCCCATGCCCTGGTCGATCGCGCTGGGCGCGCTGGCATCGGCCCTGCAGTCCAAGCTGCCCGTCCCGGTGGACAAGACCATCGCCATGCTGGCTGACGCGGCCTCTCCCGTGGCGCTGTTCACCATCGGCGCAGTGCTGGCCCGCTCGCAGATGAACCAGCACGAACAGGTGCCTGCACGCGACTACGTGCCGGTGGCTCTGGCCAAGTTGCTGGTCCACCCGCTGCTGGTGTGGAGCGTGGGCACTGCCGCCATGGCGCTGGGCGTGCCGCTCACGCCGTTTGCGCTCACCGTGCTGGTGCTGCTGTCAGCGCTGCCCAGCGCCAGCAATGTGTCGCTGCTGGCGGAAAAATTTGGTGCCAACAACGGGCGCGTGGCGCGCATCATTCTGGTGTCTACCGCACTGGCGTTTCTGAGCTTTTCGGGGGCCGTGGCTCTGTTGACCTGA